A region of Acipenser ruthenus chromosome 51, fAciRut3.2 maternal haplotype, whole genome shotgun sequence DNA encodes the following proteins:
- the LOC117398554 gene encoding solute carrier family 22 member 6-A — MGFADLLDNIGGLGRFQLIHVALLSIPSLLMASHNLLQNFSAAVPKHHCRVANRTWPADSQNFSLSGLGEQDYLHAFIPLGKDLKPAKCQRYTEAQWQLVRHNSSLDNATGLETEPCLDGWTYDKQEFTSTIVSEWDLVCSQRSLKQMSQTVYMGGVLTGAVIFGGLSDKFGRRAVLIWSYFQLAALGTCTAFSPSYIAFCVFSFLTGMAVSGVILNAVSLKMEWIPTKSRTIMGTLSSFCFTIGQMVLAGTAYCIRDWRMLQLTVSAPFFICFLYSWWFPESARWLVLNNKSDEALKQIKRVATINGKHAEGEKITPETLKFHMHKEILSSKTMYTALDLVRTPGMRHITICLTAVWFSTSFAYYGLAMDLQKFGVSIYLIQVIFGAVDFPAKFLSTASMSFLGRRVTQGMCLLISGAMILANIFVPSDMQTVRTSLAVLGKGCLSSSFTCVYLYTGELYPTVIRQTGMGFGSMMARVGSMAAPAVLMLDEFLPALPGMVYGAAAIIAAVFAFFLPEMLDIPLPDTIEDVEQQRGKRKEILDKAAEKEMLPLQEVKEKSEVKELKVLAVKTTSDPRPPPSKSEPN, encoded by the exons ATGGGATTCGCGGATCTCCTTGACAACATCGGTGGCTTGGGTCGTTTTCAGCTCATCCATGTGGCATTGCTCTCCATCCCTAGTCTCCTGATGGCCAGCCACAATCTCCTCCAGAACTTCTCGGCCGCGGTGCCGAAACATCACTGCCGGGTAGCAAACCGGACCTGGCCTGCTGACAGCCAGAACTTCTCCCTGTCAGGACTAGGAGAGCAGGACTACCTGCACGCTTTCATCCCCCTGGGAAAGGATCTGAAGCCAGCCAAGTGCCAGCGGTACACCGAAGCGCAGTGGCAGCTAGTCCGTCACAACAGCAGCCTGGATAATGCCACAGGGCTGGAGACGGAGCCCTGCCTGGACGGCTGGACGTACGACAAGCAGGAGTTTACCTCCACCATTGTGTCCGAG TGGGATCTGGTGTGCAGCCAGCGATCTTTGAAGCAGATGAGCCAGACTGTGTACATGGGGGGAGTGCTGACTGGAGCCGTCATCTTCGGGGGGCTGTCAGACAA gtTTGGCCGCCGCGCTGTGCTGATCTGGTCCTACTTCCAGCTGGCCGCTCTGGGCACCTGCACGGCCTTTTCTCCCTCCTACATCGCCTTCTGTGTGTTCAGCTTCCTGACTGGCATGGCGGTGTCTGGAGTTATCCTCAATGCAGTGTCCCTCA AGATGGAGTGGATCCCTACAAAGTCACGCACCATCATGGGCACGCTGTCCTCGTTCTGCTTCACGATTGGGCAGATGGTGCTGGCGGGCACTGCCTACTGCATCCGAGACTGGCGCATGCTGCAGCTCACCGTCTCTGCGCCCTTCTTCATCTGCTTCCTCTACAGCTG GTGGTTCCCAGAGTCGGCTCGCTGGCTCGTCCTCAACAACAAATCCGATGAGGCTCTGAAACAAATCAAGAGGGTGGCCACCATCAACGGAAAACATGCAGAGGGAGAGAAGATCACCCCAGAG ACCTTGAAGTTCCACATGCACAAGGAGATCCTGTCCAGTAAAACCATGTACACAGCCCTGGACCTGGTCCGGACCCCAGGAATGAGGCACATCACAATCTGTCTCACGGCTGTCTG GTTCTCCACCAGCTTTGCCTACTATGGGTTGGCTATGGACCTGCAGAAGTTTGGAGTGAGCATCTACCTGATCCAGGTGATCTTTGGAGCAGTGGACTTCCCTGCCAAGTTCTTGTCCACTGCCTCCATGAGCTTCCTTGGTCGCAGGGTCACCCAGGGGATGTGTCTGCTGATCTCTGGAGCCATGATCCTGGCCAACATCTTCGTACCCAGCG ATATGCAGACCGTGAGGACCTCACTGGCTGTATTGGGAAAGGGCTGTCTGTCCTCCTCCTTCACCTGTGTCTACCTCTACACTGGAGAGCTCTACCCAACTGTCATCCG GCAGACGGGGATGGGGTTTGGCTCCATGATGGCGCGGGTGGGTTCGATGGCGGCGCCCGCAGTGTTGATGCTGGACGAGTTCCTGCCTGCTCTGCCCGGCATGGTGTACGGGGCAGCGGCCATCATCGCAGCGGTCTTTGCCTTCTTCCTGCCCGAGATGCTGGACATTCCTCTGCCAGACACCATCGAAGACGTGGAGCAGCAGCG GGGGAAGAGAAAAGAAATTCTGGACAAGGCGGCAGAGAAAGAAATGCTGCCGCTTCAGGAAGTGAAAGAGAAGAGCGAGGTCAAAGAGCTCAAAGTGTTAGCGGTGAAGACGACCTCTGACCCTCGACCCCCTCCCTCCAAATCAGAGCCCAATTGA